Genomic DNA from Leptospira venezuelensis:
GAAATTTTAGTACATTTACGCTTGAGCATCCAAGAATATAGGATCCGCCTCAACGATTACTTTTTCAAAGAAAAATATCTGGTTGTAAATTGGCTCCAGACACGTCATCCGAAACAGGAAGGAAGGGATTCAGCTCGTTTGTATCCAGGGCAAGATGTTCCCGGTCTTGGGATTTTTACTGAGATGGCGGACTTAATTGGATTTTTGATCATCTCTCTTAGATTGAATGGAGCCGTGATCCGCCCTGAATATTTTCATGATGCTGTACTCTTCTCCCGGAAATTCCATTTTTTAGAAGCAGACTCCAAAGCACTTTATCAGGCCTTACGAACTGCTTTCCCTAAACATTCCATTAGAGCGATTTCTACTCTTTTACAACATGGTAAGATCGTAGATGCAAAACGAGGAGTGATAGAATGGAAACCTATAGAGATGATCTTGTTCTTGGAAAAATCTTTGAACTTCTTTGTTTTCAATCGAAAGTTTGAGAAGAAGGTTTCCAAGATACTTTCCACCTATAAACTCTCATTGGTTGAAGGTGCCGAAGCAGAATTAGGACTAAATACTTAGCACTATTTTGAACGAATGTTACGTGATTATTTTTCGTCAGAAATCTATTTTTTTCTCCCGTCTTATCCATTTATAATATAGGTTTGGCCATTATTCTAGTATCCGGAGGGTCCTCGGATGGAGAAAAGAAAACAGGTAAGGGTAGTCCCTTTCCCTAAACAACCAGTTCAACTCCAATTGATGGGGAATGGTTTTTTAGACATTCTTGTCGCCCAGGACGTTAGCGAAGGAGGGATAGCTGTTCGTGTTCCACATAAGTTCGATGGATGTGATATTCATTCTAGCGTGGAAATTGTGGTCTCTCTACCCGGATACAAACCATTTAAAGCACTTGGCAAGATCAAACACTTGAGTGCTTCCAAGGAAGCACAGGGACTTTTCGGGCTCCAATTCACCCAGATTGACGTAAAAGGGAAGGGATTTCTCTTAGATTATGTCAAAAAACTAACCTCTCTCCGCAGAATGGCAGGATAATCAGCCAGTCCAGTCATCGGAATTTCTTTCCAGCGTAATCCAACTGTAACCATTTAGGATCATAGATAGAAGCATCCTAACAAGGAAAAGAAGGACGACAATGGGATCAGGAACAGTCCAAAAAAAGCAAAAAGTAGAACGTAAGCTTGAAGTAAGGATCGCAGAGAACCAACTCGAGATCGAAAGAACTTTAGCTCTTCGTTATGATGTATTCAATCTGGAGTTGGGAGAAGGTTTACCTCAATCCTCAGCTACTCGTAAAGACAGAGATGAATACGATTTATTTTGCGACCACCTTATCGTAGTAGATAAGAACAGAGATGATATGATCGTCGGAACTTATCGTATCCTACGTAGAAGTGTCGCTAAGGCAAATCTAGGATTTTACTCCGACAACGAATTCGATATTACTAAAATTTACGAATTAGAAAGAGAACCTGCGGAGATCGGACGCAGCTGCGTTCATCCAGAATACAGAGATGGGTCCGTAATCTCTCTCCTTTGGGGCGGGCTTGCTCAATACATGAAGAAGAACAATATTGGTTACCTCTTCGGTTGTGGCTCCGTTCACAGCACTGATGCTCTATCTGCAAATGAAGTTTATGCGTTTTTGAAAGATAAACAAGCACTTGCGGGAGAAGCATTCGACGTAAAACCTCTTCCTGGATTCGAAATGCCTGGTTTCGATCAGAACTATTCTCCTGAAGATATTAAAGAAGTTTCCAGAAGAATTCCTGCGTTGATCAAAGGATATATTAGAGCCGGGTCTACAATCTGCGGAATTCCAGCATTGGATGCAGTTTTCAAGACTACTGACTTCTTTATTATCTTTGATATCAAAGACATCGAAGCAAGATACAGCAAACATTACTTAGAGTAGAACGGTAGGGTAAGCCCTTAAGTTTTCTCGTAGGACGGGTCTCATATGAGGCCCGTTTTTGTTTTTAGCCCCTTTTTGGCGCCTAAATATGGGCCGATACACCTTGACCGTTTGGGCTTCTACTTTTTTTCTATACTAAATTAATTCTAAATACACGAAACCCAGTTTGGGTGACTCATGAATCAAATCGATTTCCAACATCCCTCTTTTAAGGACCAGATCCGCTTTTATATTATAGTATTTTTCTCCTTCTTGATCATGAGCGTCGGCTATTATTTGGGGATTTCTTCTTATATTCTGGGTTGGTTTGCATTCTGTATCTCGGCGTTTTCTGTGGCCGGTAACGACGCAGTCCAAACCGTAGGAACATTTATAGAAAGTAAAAAGTCAGTTCATTGGTTCCCGAAGTTAGGAGCCTTGGGTGGACTTCTTGCTTTAGTGTTTGGATACGCTTGGTGGTCAGGAAATGGAGAAGTTCATTTCCATAGGTTAGATAATTTTACTCCTCCTGCAGAATACAATTTTCTGCAATTGATCGCGCCTTTCATTCTAGTCATCATCACTCGGATGAAGTCTCCGATCTCTACTACTTTTTTGATCCTGGGTTTATTCGGTGGGCAGAATATAGAGAAGATGCTAACCAAATCCTTTTTAGGATACATGATCGCATTTATCACTGCCTTGGTTGTCTGGGGAATCTTAGTAAAAGTCGATCCAAAAGAATATTATGATGATCATATGCCCGACCCTAGAACCGAAAGAAAATGGGCGATCTTACAGTGGTTCTCCACTTTATTTTTATGGGCAGCTTGGCTTGCTCAAGACGCTGCTAATATAGTCGTATATCTTCCTAGACAATTAAATTGGATAGAACTCGCTGGAGCTGTTTCCATTTTAATAGGTGCACTTGGGATTATATTATATACTAATGGCGGAACTATCCAAGAGATAGTTACAGAGAAATCCGACATTCAATGGTCAAAGGCAGCCACGATCGTGGACCTAGTATATGCTAGTATTCTAATATTATTTCAGAAGATCAGTAATATGCCTATGTCCACTACTTGGGTTTTCTTAGGTATGCTTGCTGGAAGAGAGATCGTGTTAAATTTCCTTACCTACAGGGACGCTCCTTATTTAGAGACATTCCGCAAAGTAGGTAAGGACGTACTTCTTGCATCTATTGGAATCGCAGTAAGTATTTTTATCTTCTTACTAGCTTCTCAGTTTTATCCTGAAAAGACTTCCTTCATTCCTAAGTTCTTAAAATAGTCTTTTATACTGCATTTTCTATTCGATAGATACATGCTTTCGAAATAGCAGTACTGTCGATTAGATATGCTCTGCAATCTTTTGCCCAACGATCGAATTGGTCTTTCCCTTTCAGCTTGGCTACAGCTTTCTCATACAACATACTGCATAGATATCTTGAAGTGATGATCATTAGATTTTCTGCCACTCTTTCTTTGGCCTGATCATCTTCGATGGATCTAAATTTCGAAATTGCATCTTCGAATATTTGAGATTGTTCATTCAGGTATTTGGAAGGTGATCCTACCTCTGCTTTGATCGATTCTAGATATTTTTTGAAATTTCCTTCACCGCTCATTCCTGCTACAATCGCGCCGACTGCGATTCGAACATGGATCTGGCTTGTTCCTTCGTAGATCGTATTGATCCTAGAGTCCCTAAATATTCTGGCCACATCGTAATCTTCTGTATAACCCGCTCCACCATGGATTTGGATAGCAAGCCCCGCACATTTATGTCCTTCTTCCGAACAATAATATTTAGAGATAGGAGTAAGTATTGTGGCGAGATTCCCCCATTTTTTCACTCTTTCGTCTTTTCGGATCTCTCTATCTTCTTTATTTGCTTTTTCCAAACGGATCTGATGATGCTGGTACATATCCACAACACGAGCAGTTTCGAATGTAAGAAGTCTCATAGCGTTAACTTCTCTTTGGATTTTATGAAGCATTTCCGCAACTGCAGGAATCTCTCCGATAGCTTTTCCAAACTGTTGTCTTTCTTCTGCATACTTTTGAGATTCATAATATGCTCCGGCTGCACTTCCTGGACCACAAGCAGCACTTCCGAGTCTCATAAAGTTTGTCATCCCAGTAGTATATCTGGTGAGACCAAGTCCTTCTTGTCCTAAAAGTTCGCCGTGACTATTTTCATACACGATCTCGCAGGTAGGAGATGCGTGGATCCCCATTTTTGTTTCAATTCCTGCAACGGTTACATCTTCACTTTTTACTAGGAATACGGATAGTCCTCGAGCTCCTGCATTTCCTGTTCGAGCAAGAGTCAATAGACTAGAAGGATAGGGACCGAGTCCACAACCTTGGGATATAAAACGTTTTGTTCCGTTTAAACGGTAATATCCGTCTTCCGTCTTTACTGCGGTTGTTCTGACATTATTTAGATCAGATCCGAAATCTGGTTCGGTTAAGGACATTGCGAATAAAGTCTCGCCGGTTGCTGCTTTCGCTGCGAAATTTTCTATTTGTTCTTCTGTTCCGTATCTAGAAACTATCTGAGCTAGATTTAATAAGGCAACAGTCATACAAAAAGAAACATCGGCTCTCGCCATGACCATTCCATAAAATGCGCTAATGGTTCCTGGTAGCCCCAGTCCGCCTGCTTCTCTTGAAATCGAGAATGGCATGAGTCCGGTGTCTCGGAATTTTTCGTAGATTGATGTAGTTTCTTCCGGAAAGATTACTTTTCCATTTTCGTAACGTAGATGTTTCCTATCCATTACGCTAGAAAGTTGCGACACGTCTTTTCCGAAAAATTCACCTAAGGATTCAAGACTCGATCTATATAATTCTACTGCTTCCTCAACGCTAGAAGGGGCCATTTCGTATCTTGGATTATTCGTTTTCTTATAAAGTTCATGTTCGAAAAATTCTTCACCTTCGGTTGATTTTACGATCGAAGCCCAATCAATCAAATGTTCGAAAATTAGTTTTAAATCTTCATCGTCTGTAAAATAATTATTAGATATCATATATTCCCTTTTTTTTAAGCGTTCGCAGTAACTTTGTTTTCTTTTCCAATACTATAAGCAGCATTCAAACCATCTAAGAAGGCTCTTTCTGCATCAATTCCTTTAGCGTCCTTTGCTCCCCCAATAATGAATATTTGCTTTTGAGGGTATAAAGATTTGTAAGTTTCATAGAGAGAACTTTCTTTTTCTTGTCCCACACAAAGAACCAAAGAATCACATGGATAAAGAACCTCTTCTCCATTTTTTAAAGTGATCTTTAAACCTTCTTTGGTGATCTCCTTATAATTGAGTCCTTGGAAGAATTCTACTCCAGAAGCTTCTAGCTCTTGTTTGAGAGCCCAAAAAGTGGTAGGTCCCAAACCGGCACCATGTTTTCCACTTCTTCTAAAAATCGCAACATCTCTTTCCGATTTGTGAGGTTGAATAACGGCGTTCGTATATGAATCGATATTATATTTTTTTGAATAAGATTCTAGATTAGGATCGTTTTCTTCGGTAAGTTTATGAGCTACATCGACTCCGATCCCTCCTCCGCCGATAACTGCCACTTTTTTTCCTGCTTTGAATTTCCCTGTCAGATAATCTGTATAATTTCCAACTGGAAGATTTTCAATACCAGGTAGTGTAAATTCTCTTGGTTTAACACCTGTTGCAAATATGATCGCATCTGGATTTAGTTCTTCAAGCAGCTTTAGATCACAATTTGTATTTAAACGAATGTCCACTCCGAGTGCAGGAAGTTCATTTCTAAAATATCGGATCGTCTCTTTGAATTCAGATTTGCCTGGAATATTTGAAGCTAGTTGGAATTGCCCTCCTAACTGATCCGATTTTTCGAGTAATATAACTTCGTGCCCGAAAGAAGCACTGGCTCTTGCAGCTTCAAGTCCTCCTGGGCCGGAGCCGATCACTACAACTTTTTGAGATTTTATATTAGAATCGATTTTGTATTCCAATTCGTTAACAGCTTGCGGATTGACTAGGCAGGAAACAGATTTATCTACGAAAGCATGATCCAAACAGGATTGGTTACATGCAATACATGTGTTGATCCGATCTGACATGCCAGTTTGGATTTTTTTTACGATAAATGCATCTGCGAGAAATGGCCTCGCCATAGAAATTATATCCGCCTGATTTGTATCAAAAATTCTTTGTACAGTGATAGGATCGTTTACTCTGTTGGATGCGATGATGGAAATGCCTGGAGTTTTTTCTTTGATCCGTGATGCAATATTTGCCCAAGCGCCCCTTGGAACTAATTGGCTTATAGTTGGGATCCTTGATTCATGCCATCCAATTCCAATATTCAAAGCGGATACACCTTCTTGCTTGAGTGTTTGAGCTAGATCACATACTTCTTCGAAAGTTGGATTACCTGGGATGAGATCGATTCCAGACATTCTAAAAATGATAGGGAAACCTTCCGGAAGATTTTTTACGACTGAACGTAAAACTTCGACAGCCATATTCATTCTTCTTTTGGAATCTCCTCCAAAATGATCATCTCTATGATTTGTTACAGGGGAGAAGAATTGATTAATTAAATATCCTTCGCTACCCATAATTTCTACTGCGCCGAATCCTGTTTCCTTTGCGAGTTTTGCTGCAATACCAAAATCTTCTGCAGTTTTCCAACATTCTTCTTCAGTGAGAGCTCTAGGAATGTATCTATTGATTGGAGCGCGGAGCGCAGAAGGGCCTACACAATTTCTATCGAATGCATAACGCCCTGCATGGAAAAGTTGCGCACACATAGTTCCGCTTCCATTTAGAAGATCATTCATCTTCTTTAATTCAGATGCGTGCTCTTCATTTTGTATATTAAAGAAGTGTTTAGATCCCCTGCCTTCTTCGTTTACGCTGATCCCGCCGGTGACTATAAGGCCGACACCACCTTCAAAACGTTTTCCGTAGAATGCAGCCATTCTTTCTGCGGTTCCAGTTTTGCCCTCGAGTCCTAGATGCATGGACCCCATTACAAACCGATTCGAAAGGGTTAACTTTCCTATATTAATGGGTTGAAAGGCCTTTTCCATAATACAATTCTCCGCTGAATTTTATATCCTAGCTATTATTTACCATTGGTAATATAAATGATCGGGGATTCAAGAGATAAATTACCAATGGTAAATATATTCTTGCAAATAATGGAAAGTATTAAGAATCGTTAGTATGCCCGTAAATAAGAAACGCCGCCAACAACAAGGGCCTGGAAGGCCGTTTAAAAAAGATCAAATCACTGTTAGGGAAAATCTTATATCTGCGGGAACTGAATTATTAAAAACAACCCCTCTCGAAGAGATCTCTTTGCGAAAAGTTGCTGCACTCGCAGGTGTGAGTCATGCGGCATCATATCATCATTTCGAAAACAAAAACGCTCTGCTTGCCGCGATTTCAGAAAGAGGATTTCAAAAATATTTCTCAGAATATCAGAAGGAGTTAGAGAAAACGGAAAATGATTTTTTAGGACGTTTCCATGCTCTTGGTTGGACGTATATTCAGTTCATACTTAACAACCAACAATTTGCGAGGATCATGTTTGGTGGTGTCGATATAAATTTACATCCAACCTTATCTGCCGTCTCTAGAAGGACATATAGACAGTTACATGAAATTATACGTATGGGACAAAGACTTGGAGCGATCAAGCCAGGACAAACGCGCGAAAAGACAGTAGCTTCCTGGTCTATGATTCATGGAATTGCAATGCTCTTCTTAGAAGGTAGGATTAAACCCCAAAAGAACAAAGAAGACATGAAAAAGTTTATCTTGTCCGTGATAGAATGCGCGTATACTGGAATGACTTTGCCTTTATCTGCCTCAAAATGAATACGAGGTGTTGCACTTCAAAGTTATTCGGTATCCGCTTCTATTTTTAAGCTGAAAGAATTTCATATTCAGACAAATCAATTTTTCTAGTTCTATATGAATATTCGTAAGTATGACCAGGCCAATTATTTGTGTTCTTACCAGACGCATTGATATACCAGTTCGTACATCCTGTATCCCAAACGAATTTATCGAATTTTTTATTTAAAGATGCGTTATAGCTTTGCATGCTACGAACTTTAGGGATCAATGCTTGGATCCTTTTATCATTCATTTCATTCAGAGCAGAAATGAGATAACGCACCTGAGATTCGATCATATACACGATAGAATTATGAGCAAGGTTCGTATTCGGTCCGTATAAAATATAAAAATTCGGGAAACCAGCAACATTTATACCTAGATAGGCCTCAGCACCATTTTTCCAAACCTCATTTAGATCTTGGCCTTGAGTTCCTTTTACTTTCATAGGAGAAAGAAACTCGGTAGCTTTAAATCCAGTCCCAAAAACAATCGCGTCAAATTTTTTAAGACCATTCTTGGTTATAATCCCTTCCGGATTTACTTCTTGTATCGCTTCAGAAAGAACTTTTGTATTCGGTTTTGCTAATGCTTCATAATAATCGTTAGAAAGAAGAATACGTTTACATCCTGCTGGATAATCTGGAGTTAGGATTTTGC
This window encodes:
- a CDS encoding histone deacetylase, with protein sequence MGKVAYNNPRFFDFVYDDFLCAAVDSHVAQSGVLFHSLTKESVWELFEITGVLAELKKRGYDSFQLDLSGSDDTYQKLILTYQNEILVHLRLSIQEYRIRLNDYFFKEKYLVVNWLQTRHPKQEGRDSARLYPGQDVPGLGIFTEMADLIGFLIISLRLNGAVIRPEYFHDAVLFSRKFHFLEADSKALYQALRTAFPKHSIRAISTLLQHGKIVDAKRGVIEWKPIEMILFLEKSLNFFVFNRKFEKKVSKILSTYKLSLVEGAEAELGLNT
- a CDS encoding PilZ domain-containing protein; the encoded protein is MEKRKQVRVVPFPKQPVQLQLMGNGFLDILVAQDVSEGGIAVRVPHKFDGCDIHSSVEIVVSLPGYKPFKALGKIKHLSASKEAQGLFGLQFTQIDVKGKGFLLDYVKKLTSLRRMAG
- a CDS encoding GNAT family N-acetyltransferase; amino-acid sequence: MGSGTVQKKQKVERKLEVRIAENQLEIERTLALRYDVFNLELGEGLPQSSATRKDRDEYDLFCDHLIVVDKNRDDMIVGTYRILRRSVAKANLGFYSDNEFDITKIYELEREPAEIGRSCVHPEYRDGSVISLLWGGLAQYMKKNNIGYLFGCGSVHSTDALSANEVYAFLKDKQALAGEAFDVKPLPGFEMPGFDQNYSPEDIKEVSRRIPALIKGYIRAGSTICGIPALDAVFKTTDFFIIFDIKDIEARYSKHYLE
- a CDS encoding acyl-CoA dehydrogenase family protein: MISNNYFTDDEDLKLIFEHLIDWASIVKSTEGEEFFEHELYKKTNNPRYEMAPSSVEEAVELYRSSLESLGEFFGKDVSQLSSVMDRKHLRYENGKVIFPEETTSIYEKFRDTGLMPFSISREAGGLGLPGTISAFYGMVMARADVSFCMTVALLNLAQIVSRYGTEEQIENFAAKAATGETLFAMSLTEPDFGSDLNNVRTTAVKTEDGYYRLNGTKRFISQGCGLGPYPSSLLTLARTGNAGARGLSVFLVKSEDVTVAGIETKMGIHASPTCEIVYENSHGELLGQEGLGLTRYTTGMTNFMRLGSAACGPGSAAGAYYESQKYAEERQQFGKAIGEIPAVAEMLHKIQREVNAMRLLTFETARVVDMYQHHQIRLEKANKEDREIRKDERVKKWGNLATILTPISKYYCSEEGHKCAGLAIQIHGGAGYTEDYDVARIFRDSRINTIYEGTSQIHVRIAVGAIVAGMSGEGNFKKYLESIKAEVGSPSKYLNEQSQIFEDAISKFRSIEDDQAKERVAENLMIITSRYLCSMLYEKAVAKLKGKDQFDRWAKDCRAYLIDSTAISKACIYRIENAV
- a CDS encoding FAD-dependent oxidoreductase; translated protein: MEKAFQPINIGKLTLSNRFVMGSMHLGLEGKTGTAERMAAFYGKRFEGGVGLIVTGGISVNEEGRGSKHFFNIQNEEHASELKKMNDLLNGSGTMCAQLFHAGRYAFDRNCVGPSALRAPINRYIPRALTEEECWKTAEDFGIAAKLAKETGFGAVEIMGSEGYLINQFFSPVTNHRDDHFGGDSKRRMNMAVEVLRSVVKNLPEGFPIIFRMSGIDLIPGNPTFEEVCDLAQTLKQEGVSALNIGIGWHESRIPTISQLVPRGAWANIASRIKEKTPGISIIASNRVNDPITVQRIFDTNQADIISMARPFLADAFIVKKIQTGMSDRINTCIACNQSCLDHAFVDKSVSCLVNPQAVNELEYKIDSNIKSQKVVVIGSGPGGLEAARASASFGHEVILLEKSDQLGGQFQLASNIPGKSEFKETIRYFRNELPALGVDIRLNTNCDLKLLEELNPDAIIFATGVKPREFTLPGIENLPVGNYTDYLTGKFKAGKKVAVIGGGGIGVDVAHKLTEENDPNLESYSKKYNIDSYTNAVIQPHKSERDVAIFRRSGKHGAGLGPTTFWALKQELEASGVEFFQGLNYKEITKEGLKITLKNGEEVLYPCDSLVLCVGQEKESSLYETYKSLYPQKQIFIIGGAKDAKGIDAERAFLDGLNAAYSIGKENKVTANA
- a CDS encoding TetR/AcrR family transcriptional regulator, coding for MPVNKKRRQQQGPGRPFKKDQITVRENLISAGTELLKTTPLEEISLRKVAALAGVSHAASYHHFENKNALLAAISERGFQKYFSEYQKELEKTENDFLGRFHALGWTYIQFILNNQQFARIMFGGVDINLHPTLSAVSRRTYRQLHEIIRMGQRLGAIKPGQTREKTVASWSMIHGIAMLFLEGRIKPQKNKEDMKKFILSVIECAYTGMTLPLSASK